From Pseudomonas poae, the proteins below share one genomic window:
- a CDS encoding SEC-C metal-binding domain-containing protein — protein sequence MQSNDHAHPDVVLDPAQLKRIEAVHKGFLYQHLYAVGCLFLAQASGVREVLVELDEDVELSLDSGRVYVQVKTRSRGIMPGDVSGALERFDLIRQEHISNRRTGAAQFVIVANQALGETLQSEVDKGSVPADLLYVYPEAKLNRPEWLPPAWKDVSEAAQWCMAQAEKLHFSLLSPASLTWKMAGLVMLASAAGNGNSRHAFLSSELSDLFEQVIVQLQDFPSPPQSYRPQQDEPSLDSQERVRIICGLSGAGKTTWASHAALHSVERCAYYDVGDLPGPSIAGSIVRELVSKYAKGDPDKVRQILMPGASGYEAMRVFDRFLEQDGMGLVVVVDNAHRVPVANLRDLLSATRHVRFVLLCQPHENVRELEAVMGLNRENLLGWDLDTVARAVSDAGGAGSPQALDRLRAYSGGLPLYVDSAAKIAVSEYGGSIDALCADLEQQLNVVETAQEVILTRVFEGYDEVTKNALAVISLADVGLTQEEVIRLLTATLDLTKIGAAVVIKKIQATGTVEVFGAKSLKVHDSVRAIGLRHLELMGASLVNTALLTLKEILVAGLEKDRDTSRFSLLTQVFIKLDDVMTLIGLSGEEVFYEMGIAVDILSRLEQAVDSGSLNPHQAFWALDGVVFSHMRSGRFDGVPNRLAQMEALLVEHEFEYREQIAWAMKKVIFASEQGNEEEVRRAIEYATPKIPDAKNRRVFEYNHAIGLWKLKRHKQSENLCRKVIDEYYDLLGLSPKDVIGKNSDVLWTIIKRPPDVHEDLKHIADALELYAITREAQGLHTPFARIHSMKFYGMIGAYDSIVRVGQDLADEFVGLKDYEGAREVMEQHVLPMVSKAKLVTRMVQCRSQYAVILAHAGDHRGAVAEIQRLRPYLDGVSESQRAEVEHQTAFIAHIIDEADRAAVRASIGNVGRNERCPCGSGLKYKKCHGT from the coding sequence ATGCAGTCCAATGATCACGCACATCCAGACGTCGTCCTCGACCCTGCTCAGTTGAAGCGGATTGAAGCCGTTCATAAAGGATTTCTGTACCAACACTTGTACGCCGTAGGTTGCCTTTTTCTGGCACAGGCTTCCGGGGTGCGTGAGGTGCTGGTCGAATTGGATGAGGACGTCGAGCTCAGCTTAGATTCCGGGCGAGTGTATGTGCAGGTGAAAACGCGCTCGCGCGGGATCATGCCTGGCGACGTCTCAGGCGCTCTGGAGCGATTCGACCTCATCAGGCAGGAACATATCTCGAACCGACGCACCGGGGCGGCTCAATTTGTCATCGTCGCGAATCAGGCGCTTGGGGAGACGCTTCAGTCGGAGGTGGATAAGGGTAGCGTGCCTGCTGATCTGCTGTACGTCTACCCGGAAGCTAAACTCAATCGACCAGAGTGGCTTCCTCCCGCTTGGAAAGACGTTTCGGAGGCTGCGCAGTGGTGTATGGCACAAGCCGAGAAGCTTCACTTTTCCCTGTTATCACCAGCCTCGTTGACGTGGAAAATGGCAGGATTGGTGATGCTTGCCTCGGCTGCCGGGAACGGAAACTCGAGGCATGCGTTCCTCAGCTCGGAGCTGTCTGATCTGTTCGAACAAGTAATTGTTCAACTTCAGGATTTTCCTTCGCCTCCCCAATCTTATAGGCCTCAGCAGGACGAGCCCTCTCTCGATTCTCAGGAGCGGGTTCGGATAATTTGCGGATTGTCTGGTGCGGGTAAAACTACCTGGGCCTCGCATGCGGCCTTGCATAGTGTTGAGCGGTGCGCCTATTACGATGTTGGCGATCTTCCTGGCCCTTCCATCGCAGGCTCTATTGTGCGTGAGCTGGTCTCGAAATACGCGAAGGGTGATCCGGACAAGGTAAGGCAGATACTCATGCCGGGGGCTAGCGGCTACGAAGCAATGCGAGTCTTCGACCGTTTCCTCGAACAGGATGGGATGGGCCTAGTCGTTGTGGTAGACAATGCTCATCGTGTCCCTGTCGCCAACTTGCGTGACCTGTTGAGCGCGACTCGGCACGTTCGTTTTGTTCTCTTGTGTCAGCCTCATGAAAATGTCCGTGAGCTCGAAGCAGTCATGGGGCTGAATAGAGAGAATCTGCTCGGCTGGGATCTCGATACCGTGGCTCGTGCGGTCAGTGATGCGGGGGGCGCCGGTAGTCCACAAGCACTTGATCGGCTGCGGGCTTACTCGGGTGGGCTACCTCTGTATGTAGATAGCGCAGCAAAAATTGCTGTCTCCGAATACGGAGGGAGTATTGATGCGCTGTGTGCTGATCTTGAACAGCAACTCAACGTTGTGGAGACAGCGCAGGAGGTCATCCTCACGCGTGTCTTTGAAGGCTATGACGAGGTTACTAAAAATGCATTGGCTGTCATCAGTCTTGCCGACGTGGGGCTTACGCAGGAAGAGGTTATTCGCCTGCTGACAGCCACCCTTGACCTAACGAAGATTGGTGCAGCTGTTGTGATCAAAAAGATCCAGGCCACGGGTACGGTTGAGGTCTTTGGCGCCAAAAGTCTCAAAGTCCATGATTCTGTCCGGGCGATAGGCCTCCGACACCTAGAGCTCATGGGGGCATCCCTGGTAAATACGGCTCTACTGACCTTGAAAGAGATTTTGGTCGCGGGACTGGAGAAGGATCGGGATACCTCCAGGTTTTCACTTCTGACCCAAGTGTTCATCAAGCTTGATGACGTTATGACCCTCATTGGACTGTCCGGAGAGGAGGTGTTCTATGAGATGGGTATAGCGGTAGATATTCTTTCCAGGCTTGAGCAGGCGGTGGATTCAGGAAGTTTGAACCCTCATCAGGCTTTCTGGGCTCTTGACGGAGTAGTCTTCTCTCACATGCGATCAGGTCGATTTGATGGGGTGCCGAATCGTCTGGCCCAAATGGAGGCGCTTCTTGTCGAGCATGAGTTCGAATACCGCGAGCAGATAGCTTGGGCAATGAAAAAAGTTATTTTTGCCTCGGAGCAGGGGAATGAGGAAGAGGTAAGGCGAGCAATCGAGTATGCCACTCCCAAAATACCTGATGCCAAAAATAGAAGGGTCTTTGAGTACAACCATGCAATTGGGCTCTGGAAGCTGAAGCGTCATAAGCAATCCGAAAATCTATGCCGAAAAGTAATTGATGAATATTACGATTTGCTTGGACTCAGTCCAAAGGACGTAATTGGTAAAAATTCCGATGTACTTTGGACGATCATCAAGCGGCCTCCAGATGTTCATGAGGATCTGAAACATATTGCTGACGCCTTGGAGTTGTACGCTATAACGAGAGAGGCCCAAGGACTCCACACTCCTTTCGCTCGAATTCACTCCATGAAGTTCTATGGAATGATTGGTGCCTATGACTCAATTGTGAGGGTCGGCCAAGACTTAGCCGATGAGTTTGTCGGATTGAAAGACTACGAGGGTGCGCGAGAGGTCATGGAGCAGCATGTTCTGCCTATGGTCTCGAAGGCGAAACTTGTTACGAGAATGGTTCAGTGCAGAAGTCAGTATGCCGTGATCCTCGCGCACGCTGGCGATCATAGAGGTGCCGTTGCTGAGATCCAGCGGTTGAGGCCGTATTTGGATGGGGTTAGCGAAAGTCAAAGAGCGGAGGTCGAGCATCAGACTGCCTTCATAGCCCATATCATCGATGAAGCCGACCGGGCAGCGGTTAGAGCTTCGATAGGGAACGTGGGTCGCAATGAACGTTGCCCCTGCGGTTCTGGACTGAAATATAAAAAGTGCCATGGCACTTGA
- a CDS encoding UvrD-helicase domain-containing protein: MIGFKDLVPQITDEDISWVVDLLSLKELDERRLAFLRSRETLDISACPGSGKTTLVVAKLAILARKWTSRTRGICVLSHTNVARQEIEHRLGGTEVGRRLLSYPHYIDTIHGFVSRFLATPWLLSAQYRFTAIDDELTHRMRFNCMNSADRRAFRDFLGYRKFDTKKLRLKSADFHTPVIDGKFPSGPTTRMYKIMSSAMGEAAKRGYFCYDEIFVLGKAQLTERPSVAEGLRHRFPCVIIDEMQDTSAMQNEYLSTIFPRHNPAICVTRVGDPNQAIFDSDVHSKGSDFPDSTRSIDIASSFRFDPSIASLADTFAFFPVAGSLCGLRERDHDPLPHTIFVFPDGDCSGVLDAYAQLVLDHLPATLLSKAKVAALGYTHKEIDPDGDPEHYPKTVGHYWEPYERNAGRTGYRPSTLVERVRLARRHISKGETAHYGVEEIARALLHLVNLSNLSTKFKVGARQHVQVQQLFTEAKDLERYQQLVVEVLFKGDVLSCERWLILSQRFWDLTKILACTNDKTEAAQDYLGWVVEN, from the coding sequence ATGATTGGGTTCAAGGATCTGGTGCCCCAGATCACCGACGAAGATATCTCCTGGGTTGTCGATCTGCTGAGCCTCAAGGAGCTTGATGAGCGACGGCTGGCTTTCCTTAGATCAAGAGAGACCTTGGACATCTCGGCCTGTCCTGGAAGCGGCAAAACTACTTTGGTGGTCGCTAAGCTTGCAATCCTTGCGCGCAAATGGACGAGCCGAACCCGGGGCATTTGTGTGCTGTCACACACCAACGTCGCACGCCAAGAAATTGAGCATCGATTAGGCGGTACGGAGGTGGGCAGGCGCCTTCTTAGCTATCCCCATTACATCGATACGATCCATGGTTTCGTGAGCCGTTTTCTAGCTACCCCATGGCTGCTTTCCGCCCAATACAGGTTCACCGCCATTGATGATGAACTGACACACCGGATGAGATTCAACTGCATGAACAGCGCGGATAGACGGGCATTTCGCGATTTTCTTGGCTACCGGAAGTTTGATACCAAGAAGCTTCGCCTTAAAAGCGCAGATTTCCATACCCCCGTAATCGATGGCAAGTTTCCAAGCGGGCCAACGACTCGCATGTACAAAATCATGTCATCTGCCATGGGAGAGGCTGCCAAGCGAGGATACTTCTGCTATGACGAGATCTTCGTATTAGGAAAAGCCCAATTAACAGAAAGACCAAGCGTAGCAGAAGGGCTCCGGCATCGCTTTCCCTGCGTAATCATCGATGAAATGCAGGACACGTCGGCGATGCAAAACGAATACCTGAGCACGATCTTTCCTCGCCACAACCCAGCAATCTGTGTGACTCGTGTGGGTGATCCTAACCAGGCGATCTTCGATTCTGACGTCCATTCCAAAGGCAGTGATTTTCCGGATTCCACACGCTCGATTGATATCGCCAGTAGCTTCCGTTTCGATCCTTCGATCGCATCTCTCGCCGATACGTTTGCCTTCTTTCCAGTTGCTGGCAGCCTTTGCGGGTTGCGAGAGCGAGATCACGATCCGCTCCCGCACACCATATTTGTTTTCCCAGATGGTGACTGCAGTGGTGTGCTTGATGCGTATGCCCAGCTTGTTCTGGATCACCTGCCGGCAACATTGCTTTCAAAGGCTAAGGTCGCCGCGCTGGGATACACGCACAAGGAAATTGATCCCGATGGAGATCCTGAACATTACCCCAAGACAGTAGGGCATTACTGGGAACCCTACGAACGCAACGCTGGCCGCACTGGATACAGGCCGTCGACTCTCGTGGAGCGAGTGCGTCTTGCTAGGCGACACATTTCGAAAGGCGAGACTGCGCATTACGGAGTGGAGGAGATTGCCAGAGCATTACTCCATCTTGTGAACCTTTCAAATCTGTCCACCAAGTTCAAGGTCGGTGCTCGGCAACACGTACAGGTTCAGCAGCTATTCACCGAAGCGAAAGACCTGGAGCGTTACCAGCAGCTTGTTGTTGAGGTTCTATTTAAGGGGGATGTGCTTAGTTGCGAGCGTTGGTTGATTCTTTCTCAACGCTTTTGGGATCTTACGAAAATTCTAGCCTGTACGAATGATAAAACCGAAGCAGCCCAAGACTACCTGGGATGGGTCGTGGAGAACTAG
- a CDS encoding AAA family ATPase yields the protein MLLIEEPEAHLHPQRQLRLMEFLSVAAGPENSSQKKVEISIECDSQEHAGTQHRSYSWADAKVATAVLPPEPAEQPSDDSESKKQSRPVQIILTTHSPNLSSKIPLDNLVLMHRHKAYSLSKQHTKLDTSDYRFLARFLDVTKANLFFARGVLIVEGDGETILLPALAKLLGRDFTRYGVSVVNVGSTGLGRYSRILQRANPEKGILALPVACLADMDVMPDCAPVILGRVKDDDDAAWASTSRRWKAIRDFGDDENTQQVALEKRRQQLKSHDGQNVKTFVAGQWTLEYDLAFAGLAREVLIAARLAENDDALNEEKKEPEEIIQSAEAEFHTLKDSAESMAHLCSHIYALFHRKKASKAITAQYLVDLLEGRLGFKAPPQEQLVQALPTYLTEAITYVTSGLEATQPARPDQ from the coding sequence TTGCTTTTGATCGAAGAGCCCGAAGCTCACCTTCACCCTCAGCGACAGTTACGCCTGATGGAGTTTTTGAGCGTTGCTGCAGGGCCTGAGAATTCCTCCCAGAAAAAAGTTGAAATCTCGATAGAGTGCGACAGTCAGGAACATGCTGGTACTCAACACCGATCCTATAGCTGGGCGGATGCTAAGGTCGCTACAGCAGTGCTGCCTCCTGAACCAGCGGAGCAGCCCTCAGATGACTCAGAGAGCAAAAAACAATCTCGACCCGTTCAGATCATCTTAACGACACACAGTCCCAACCTTAGCTCAAAGATTCCGCTGGATAATCTGGTGCTCATGCATCGCCACAAAGCGTACTCGCTCAGCAAGCAGCACACAAAGTTGGATACCAGTGACTACAGATTTCTGGCGCGTTTTCTGGACGTGACTAAGGCCAACCTATTCTTCGCGCGTGGTGTGCTTATCGTGGAAGGTGATGGTGAGACTATCTTGCTGCCGGCGTTGGCGAAACTCTTGGGCAGAGACTTCACGCGATATGGTGTGTCGGTGGTAAACGTAGGAAGCACCGGCTTGGGGCGTTACTCGCGAATCCTTCAAAGAGCGAATCCGGAGAAAGGGATATTGGCTTTACCGGTTGCCTGTCTGGCTGATATGGATGTCATGCCAGATTGTGCACCGGTCATCTTGGGACGAGTGAAGGATGATGATGACGCTGCATGGGCTTCTACGTCGCGTCGCTGGAAGGCTATCAGGGACTTTGGGGATGATGAAAATACTCAGCAGGTCGCGTTGGAAAAGCGGCGGCAACAACTCAAGTCCCACGACGGGCAAAACGTTAAGACTTTCGTTGCTGGTCAATGGACGCTTGAGTATGACCTCGCGTTCGCGGGCCTTGCCCGGGAGGTTCTCATTGCTGCCAGGCTGGCAGAAAACGATGACGCGCTCAACGAAGAGAAGAAAGAACCTGAAGAAATCATCCAGAGTGCTGAGGCGGAGTTTCACACACTGAAAGATTCGGCTGAATCCATGGCACACCTGTGCTCTCACATTTATGCGTTGTTCCACCGCAAGAAAGCGTCCAAGGCGATCACGGCGCAGTATCTGGTGGACTTGCTTGAGGGGCGACTAGGTTTCAAAGCGCCACCCCAAGAGCAACTCGTGCAAGCCTTGCCGACCTACCTTACCGAAGCCATCACCTACGTGACCTCCGGCCTGGAAGCGACCCAGCCGGCGAGACCTGATCAATGA
- a CDS encoding AAA family ATPase: protein MYLSALKIQNFRQFGADQDSLVIEFNKGVTALVGENDAGKSSVIDALRLVLQTRDGEYVRLQPEDFFIARDGNQAHQIFIVAKFSDLTTSDQGLFQST, encoded by the coding sequence ATGTATTTGTCAGCACTCAAAATTCAAAATTTTCGGCAGTTTGGCGCAGACCAAGACAGTTTGGTCATCGAATTCAATAAGGGCGTTACTGCGCTCGTTGGCGAGAACGATGCAGGTAAGTCTTCGGTTATCGATGCTCTGCGACTCGTCCTCCAGACCCGAGACGGCGAATATGTTCGCCTGCAGCCGGAGGATTTTTTCATCGCTCGTGACGGGAATCAGGCCCATCAGATCTTCATTGTTGCGAAGTTTTCAGATCTCACTACATCTGATCAGGGGCTTTTTCAGAGTACGTGA
- a CDS encoding caspase family protein — protein sequence MPLLLPEDLTEPGTHAFVIGISAYQFLEGGHDENPDTLHLGLKQLSSAARSASEFAAWLMDGHNLPGLPLRSLRVLLAESPSEVIHPAVQSLMKGDHTPTRANVEQAFLDFMDASEQHPENIAVVYVAGHGVQFTKDGAVLLLSDFGNPLHNRKKYTGAVDMTALNKAMDNEGSAHAQFWFLDLCRGLAPDKEDYDKLAGILEFDVSRSESTVASPMFFSSSSGQTAYGTPNKVTLFNEVLMAGLREGYAAKTDVANDPTWRVTTTSLIDYLTPAVEAIASAKGKKQKVDVGGRPIKACLHECLSPPDVNLIVTVCPTQDPDNYSADLKLKGKKVGNTLTKWPARTKVRAGIYVVEVTTVTPPDSQVDCFSIEPPTSEMELPLK from the coding sequence ATGCCGTTGTTATTACCTGAGGATCTGACGGAGCCTGGCACCCACGCTTTTGTCATCGGCATCAGTGCATACCAGTTTCTGGAGGGTGGCCACGATGAAAACCCCGATACCCTACACCTAGGGTTGAAGCAGTTATCATCTGCCGCTCGATCGGCATCGGAATTCGCCGCTTGGCTTATGGATGGCCATAATCTGCCAGGACTTCCTCTGCGCAGCCTGAGAGTGCTCCTTGCTGAATCGCCGAGTGAAGTCATCCACCCTGCGGTTCAAAGCCTGATGAAAGGCGATCACACACCGACCCGCGCGAACGTCGAACAGGCCTTTCTCGATTTCATGGATGCCTCCGAGCAGCATCCTGAAAACATCGCAGTTGTCTACGTCGCTGGACATGGAGTGCAATTCACCAAAGACGGTGCTGTTTTACTTCTGAGTGACTTTGGAAATCCACTTCACAACCGGAAGAAATATACCGGCGCTGTTGACATGACCGCCTTAAATAAGGCCATGGACAATGAGGGCTCCGCACACGCGCAGTTCTGGTTTCTGGATTTATGTCGCGGCCTTGCACCAGACAAAGAGGATTACGATAAACTGGCTGGAATCTTGGAGTTCGACGTCAGCCGATCCGAATCGACTGTCGCCTCTCCGATGTTTTTCTCCTCCTCCAGTGGACAGACCGCCTACGGGACGCCTAATAAAGTCACGCTTTTTAATGAAGTGTTAATGGCTGGTCTCAGAGAAGGTTATGCTGCGAAAACCGACGTAGCGAACGACCCTACATGGCGTGTGACCACCACTAGCCTCATCGATTACTTGACGCCCGCAGTAGAGGCTATCGCCTCAGCGAAAGGAAAAAAACAAAAAGTAGATGTCGGTGGCCGTCCAATCAAAGCGTGTTTACATGAGTGCCTGTCTCCGCCTGACGTAAACCTTATAGTTACCGTCTGCCCAACTCAAGATCCTGACAATTACTCAGCAGATCTTAAGCTGAAAGGCAAAAAGGTCGGAAATACTCTGACTAAGTGGCCAGCTAGAACGAAAGTCCGTGCGGGCATCTATGTAGTTGAGGTCACTACAGTCACC